Proteins co-encoded in one Enterobacter sp. R4-368 genomic window:
- a CDS encoding CoA pyrophosphatase encodes MEQPALTLDDFLSRFQLLRPQLNPAVANTRQAAVLVPVVRREQPGLLLTQRSPLLRKHAGQVAFPGGAVDSTDASLIAAALREAQEEVAIPPEAVEVIGVLPPVDSVTGFQVTPVVGIIPPDLPYHASEDEVAAVFEMPLAEALRLGRYHPLDIHRHGNAHRVWLSWYQHYFVWGMTAGIIRSLALQIGRRP; translated from the coding sequence GTGGAGCAACCGGCTTTAACTCTGGATGATTTTTTATCGCGCTTTCAGCTTTTACGCCCGCAACTCAACCCGGCGGTGGCAAATACACGTCAGGCGGCGGTACTGGTGCCGGTCGTGCGCCGTGAGCAGCCCGGCTTATTACTGACGCAACGCTCGCCTCTGCTTCGCAAGCATGCCGGTCAGGTAGCGTTCCCCGGTGGCGCGGTTGACAGCACGGATGCGTCGCTAATCGCTGCGGCACTGCGCGAAGCGCAGGAAGAGGTCGCCATTCCGCCTGAGGCCGTCGAGGTGATTGGCGTTTTGCCGCCGGTTGATAGCGTGACCGGTTTTCAGGTTACGCCGGTGGTCGGCATTATCCCGCCGGATTTGCCCTATCACGCCAGTGAAGATGAAGTGGCGGCGGTGTTTGAAATGCCGCTCGCCGAAGCACTGCGTCTTGGCCGCTATCATCCGCTGGATATCCACCGCCACGGCAATGCGCATCGGGTGTGGTTATCCTGGTATCAGCATTATTTTGTCTGGGGCATGACGGCAGGAATTATTCGCTCGCTGGCGCTGCAGATTGGGCGCAGACCTTGA
- a CDS encoding EAL domain-containing protein produces MQTAQRIIKSYRRRRAIVCVLVGAVALFLTLTFRFISERNLNHQRIYAFTNHAVKTLERLMLPLEAGRSVLVPLVGIPCSDIHLQLRKLAASLQTVRSIGLIQHGTLYCSSIFGQRDVAIHQLQPSLPSRSQKLVLTTDQSLLKDRPILIMWYPTSEDGQSGVMEAVNIELLSNLMLEPQAPLITSVSLSVGGKHLVEGKGVLDNLPPLENEKRYQRTSAHFPFTISVTGPGSTRLALWHLPSQLPLALMMSLLTGFIAWFATASRMSFSREINLGLAGHEFELFCQPLLNAHNMQCAGVEILLRWHNPRQGWIPPEIFIPIAEEQHLIAPLTRYVLAETQRQLALFPDDPHFHIGINAAPSHLRHGELLKDLVQLWFNKNPAQQLTIELTERDALLDVESRMLRELHRHGAKIAIDDFGTGNSSLSWLEKLHPDILKIDKSYTAAIGTDAVNSTVTDMIIALGQRLNIELVAEGVETTQQALYLRQQGVHMLQGFLFAAPMPVKDFPAWLAGNISPPPERHNGHVAPLMPG; encoded by the coding sequence ATGCAGACGGCTCAACGGATCATTAAAAGTTACCGACGACGGCGCGCCATTGTTTGCGTGCTGGTTGGCGCTGTCGCACTATTTTTAACCCTCACGTTTCGCTTTATTTCGGAGCGTAATTTAAATCATCAGCGTATTTACGCCTTTACCAACCACGCGGTTAAAACCCTTGAGCGATTGATGCTGCCGCTGGAGGCGGGTCGCAGTGTGCTGGTGCCGCTGGTTGGCATTCCCTGTAGCGATATTCACCTGCAGCTTCGCAAGCTGGCAGCAAGCCTGCAAACCGTGCGCTCTATCGGCCTGATTCAGCACGGAACGCTCTACTGTTCGAGTATCTTTGGCCAGCGCGATGTTGCCATTCACCAACTTCAGCCCTCGCTGCCTTCACGTTCGCAAAAGCTGGTGCTCACCACCGATCAGTCACTGCTAAAAGATCGCCCTATCTTGATCATGTGGTATCCCACCAGTGAGGACGGACAAAGTGGCGTGATGGAGGCGGTAAATATTGAGCTGCTGAGTAATTTAATGCTGGAGCCGCAAGCGCCATTGATTACCAGCGTCAGCCTCAGCGTCGGCGGCAAACATCTGGTCGAAGGCAAAGGTGTGCTGGATAACTTGCCGCCGCTGGAAAACGAAAAGCGCTACCAGCGTACATCTGCCCATTTTCCTTTTACCATTAGCGTAACCGGGCCGGGTTCTACGCGACTGGCGCTGTGGCATTTGCCTTCGCAGTTGCCGCTGGCGCTGATGATGAGTTTATTGACCGGTTTTATTGCCTGGTTTGCCACCGCCAGCCGGATGAGCTTTTCCCGCGAGATAAACCTCGGGCTTGCCGGGCATGAGTTTGAGCTGTTTTGCCAGCCATTACTCAATGCACACAATATGCAGTGTGCGGGCGTCGAAATTTTGTTGCGCTGGCACAATCCGCGTCAGGGCTGGATCCCGCCGGAGATATTTATCCCGATTGCCGAAGAGCAGCATCTGATTGCCCCACTGACACGTTATGTGCTGGCTGAAACCCAGCGTCAACTGGCGCTCTTTCCTGATGATCCTCACTTTCATATCGGCATCAACGCCGCACCAAGCCATTTGCGCCACGGTGAATTGTTAAAAGATCTCGTCCAGCTCTGGTTTAACAAAAATCCTGCCCAGCAGTTAACCATTGAACTCACGGAGCGCGATGCGTTGCTGGATGTCGAATCCCGCATGCTGCGTGAGCTTCATCGCCATGGCGCGAAGATTGCCATTGATGATTTCGGTACGGGTAATAGTTCACTTTCGTGGCTGGAGAAATTACACCCGGACATCCTGAAAATTGATAAGTCTTATACCGCGGCTATTGGTACGGATGCAGTAAACTCGACGGTGACCGATATGATTATCGCGCTCGGCCAACGGCTGAATATTGAGCTGGTCGCGGAAGGAGTGGAGACAACGCAACAAGCGCTGTATTTACGTCAACAGGGTGTACATATGTTGCAGGGTTTTCTTTTTGCAGCACCGATGCCGGTGAAGGATTTTCCGGCCTGGCTGGCGGGGAATATCTCCCCGCCGCCGGAACGGCATAACGGCCATGTCGCGCCGTTAATGCCGGGGTAA
- the manX gene encoding PTS mannose transporter subunit IIAB, which translates to MTIAIVIGTHGWAAEQLLKTAEMLLGEQENVGWIDFVPGENAETLIEKYNAQLAKLDTGKGVLFLVDTWGGSPFNAASRIVVDKEHYEVIAGVNIPMLVETLMARDDNPTFDELVALAVETGREGVKALKAQPVAKPTPAPVAPKAAAPAKPMGPNDYMVIGLARIDDRLIHGQVATRWTKETNVTRIIVVSDEVAADNVRKTLLTQVAPPGVTAHVVDVAKMVRVYNNPKYAGERVMLLFTNPTDVLRVVEEGVKITSVNIGGMAYRQGKTQVNNAVSVDEKDIAAFRKLNERNIELEVRKVSNDPKLKMMDLISKVAK; encoded by the coding sequence GTGACCATTGCTATTGTTATAGGCACACATGGTTGGGCTGCGGAACAGTTGCTCAAAACCGCCGAGATGCTGCTGGGCGAGCAGGAGAACGTCGGTTGGATTGATTTTGTTCCCGGTGAAAATGCGGAAACGTTGATCGAAAAGTACAACGCACAGCTGGCGAAGCTGGATACCGGCAAAGGTGTGCTGTTTCTCGTTGATACATGGGGCGGCAGTCCGTTTAACGCTGCCAGCCGTATTGTCGTCGATAAAGAGCATTATGAAGTTATTGCTGGCGTCAATATTCCGATGCTGGTGGAAACACTGATGGCCCGGGATGACAACCCGACGTTTGACGAACTGGTGGCGCTGGCGGTGGAGACCGGACGTGAAGGTGTGAAAGCGCTGAAAGCACAACCGGTGGCAAAACCCACACCGGCTCCTGTGGCACCGAAAGCGGCAGCACCGGCCAAACCCATGGGGCCTAATGATTATATGGTTATCGGCCTTGCCCGTATCGATGACCGTCTGATCCATGGCCAGGTTGCTACCCGCTGGACAAAAGAGACTAACGTTACGCGTATTATCGTCGTGAGCGACGAAGTGGCAGCAGATAATGTCCGTAAAACTCTGCTGACTCAGGTTGCGCCTCCAGGTGTGACGGCGCATGTCGTTGATGTCGCCAAAATGGTGCGTGTGTACAACAACCCTAAATACGCGGGCGAGCGCGTGATGCTGTTGTTCACCAATCCGACTGACGTGCTGCGCGTCGTTGAAGAAGGGGTAAAAATCACCTCCGTCAACATTGGCGGTATGGCTTATCGTCAGGGTAAAACCCAGGTGAATAACGCAGTTTCGGTGGACGAGAAAGATATTGCCGCCTTCAGGAAATTGAACGAACGCAATATTGAGCTGGAAGTCCGCAAAGTTTCAAACGATCCGAAACTGAAAATGATGGATTTAATCAGCAAAGTGGCGAAATAA
- a CDS encoding PTS mannose/fructose/sorbose transporter subunit IIC → MEITTLQIVLVFVVACIAGMESILDEFQFHRPLVACTLVGIVLGDMKTGIIIGGTLEMIALGWMNIGAAVAPDAALASIISTILVIGGHQSIGAGIALAIPLAAAGQVLTIIVRTITVGFQHAADKAAETGNLTALSWIHVSSLFLQAMRIAIPAVIVAISVGTSEVQSMLNAIPEVVTSGLNIAGGMIVVVGYAMVINMMRAGYLMPFFYLGFVTAAFTNFNLVSLGVIGAVMAILYIQLSPKYNRSAGGAAPAAGSNDLDNELD, encoded by the coding sequence ATGGAGATTACCACTCTTCAGATTGTGCTGGTGTTCGTCGTCGCGTGTATTGCCGGTATGGAGTCGATACTCGATGAATTCCAGTTCCACCGTCCGTTGGTGGCATGTACGCTGGTGGGCATCGTTCTGGGTGATATGAAAACCGGTATTATTATCGGCGGTACGCTGGAAATGATTGCTCTGGGCTGGATGAACATCGGTGCGGCGGTCGCTCCCGATGCGGCGCTGGCGTCGATTATCTCGACCATTCTGGTCATTGGCGGTCATCAGAGCATCGGTGCCGGTATCGCGCTGGCCATTCCGCTGGCGGCAGCAGGCCAGGTTCTGACCATTATTGTTCGTACCATTACCGTCGGCTTCCAGCATGCCGCGGATAAGGCAGCCGAAACCGGCAACCTGACGGCACTTTCCTGGATCCACGTCTCTTCCCTGTTCCTGCAAGCTATGCGTATCGCTATCCCGGCGGTCATTGTCGCTATCTCTGTCGGTACCAGTGAAGTTCAGAGCATGCTGAACGCCATTCCTGAAGTCGTGACCAGCGGTCTGAATATCGCCGGTGGTATGATCGTGGTGGTAGGTTATGCGATGGTCATCAATATGATGCGCGCAGGCTACCTGATGCCGTTCTTCTATCTCGGCTTCGTGACGGCGGCATTCACCAATTTCAACCTCGTCTCGCTGGGTGTTATCGGTGCAGTCATGGCGATCCTCTACATTCAGCTCAGCCCGAAATATAACCGTTCAGCAGGCGGCGCTGCTCCGGCTGCGGGTTCCAACGATCTTGATAACGAACTGGATTAA
- the pabB gene encoding aminodeoxychorismate synthase component 1, translated as MKTLSPAVISLPWRQDAAEHYFAPLSHQPWAMLLHSGHAEHPHSRFDIVVADPLETLTTHGEATTLNGSEISQEDPLHLLQQRLDAYPFRCEPHADLPFQGGALGLFGYDLGRRFEKLPAIAEQDIRIADMAVGIYDWALIVDHQLQRVTLLSHSDVNARLAWLQAQSEPQRQPFRLTSAWQANMTRGEYGEKFRQVQAWLHSGDCYQVNLAQRFAADYCGDEWLAFSQLNRENRAPFSAFLRLEHGAILSLSPERFIRLERDNIETRPIKGTLPRLADPQADAQQAQKLAASPKDQAENLMIVDLMRNDIGRVATPGSVRVPELFVVEPFPAVHHLVSTVTAKLPAGRHASDLLRAAFPGGSITGAPKVRAMEIIDELEPQRRNAWCGSIGYLSFCGNMDTSITIRTLSACAGKIYCSAGGGIVADSQEEAEYQETFDKVNRILRQLER; from the coding sequence ATGAAGACGTTATCCCCCGCCGTTATTTCGCTGCCGTGGCGCCAGGACGCCGCCGAACACTACTTTGCGCCACTCAGCCACCAGCCCTGGGCCATGCTGTTGCATTCTGGCCATGCTGAACATCCGCACAGTCGTTTTGATATTGTGGTTGCCGATCCGCTGGAGACACTAACGACACACGGCGAGGCCACTACCCTTAATGGTAGCGAGATATCGCAGGAAGATCCGCTACACCTGCTGCAACAACGTCTGGATGCTTACCCGTTTCGATGCGAACCTCATGCCGATCTGCCGTTTCAGGGCGGTGCACTGGGGCTGTTTGGCTATGATTTAGGCCGTCGTTTCGAAAAGCTGCCTGCAATTGCCGAACAGGACATTCGCATCGCGGATATGGCGGTCGGGATTTATGACTGGGCGCTGATTGTCGATCATCAGTTGCAGCGTGTGACATTGCTCAGCCATAGCGATGTTAACGCCAGGCTGGCATGGTTACAGGCGCAAAGTGAACCGCAGCGCCAACCGTTTCGGCTGACTTCCGCCTGGCAGGCCAATATGACGCGTGGCGAATATGGCGAAAAATTCCGCCAGGTTCAGGCATGGTTACACAGCGGCGACTGCTACCAGGTCAATCTGGCGCAACGTTTTGCTGCCGACTATTGCGGGGATGAGTGGCTGGCGTTTAGCCAACTCAATCGCGAAAACCGCGCGCCGTTCAGCGCTTTTCTACGCCTTGAACACGGCGCGATCCTGAGCCTGTCGCCGGAGCGTTTTATTCGCCTTGAACGCGACAATATCGAAACACGGCCGATTAAAGGCACGTTGCCAAGGCTTGCCGACCCGCAGGCCGATGCGCAGCAGGCACAGAAACTCGCCGCCTCACCGAAAGATCAGGCCGAAAACCTGATGATTGTTGATTTGATGCGCAACGATATCGGTCGCGTGGCGACACCGGGGTCGGTGCGCGTGCCGGAACTGTTCGTGGTCGAACCTTTTCCTGCCGTGCACCATCTGGTCAGCACTGTAACGGCGAAATTGCCCGCCGGACGCCATGCCAGCGATCTGCTGCGCGCGGCGTTTCCGGGCGGCTCGATCACCGGCGCACCGAAAGTGCGGGCGATGGAAATTATCGATGAGCTTGAACCGCAGCGGCGTAACGCCTGGTGCGGTTCGATTGGTTATCTCAGTTTCTGCGGGAACATGGATACCAGCATCACCATTCGCACGCTCAGCGCCTGTGCGGGGAAAATTTACTGTTCCGCAGGCGGCGGTATTGTGGCCGACAGCCAGGAAGAGGCGGAGTATCAGGAAACTTTTGATAAAGTTAACCGTATCCTGCGGCAACTGGAGAGATGA
- the sdaA gene encoding L-serine ammonia-lyase — translation MISLFDMFKVGIGPSSSHTVGPMKAGKQFVDDLVEKGLLDDVTRVVVDVYGSLSLTGKGHHTDIAIIMGLAGNEPATVDIDAIPGFIRDVENRGRLLLAQGRHEVDFPKDDGMRFHSDNLSLHENGMRITALNGESVIYSKTYYSIGGGFIVDEEHFGKETTSSVDVPYPFNSATQMLEYCKETGLSLSGMVMQNELALHSKKEIEEYFGNVWSTMRACIDRGMNTEGVLPGPLRVPRRASALRRMLVASDKLSSDPMNVIDWVNMFALAVNEENAAGGRVVTAPTNGACGIVPAVLAYYDHFIESVSPDIYIRYFLAAGAIGALYKMNASISGAEVGCQGEVGVACSMAAAGLAELLGASPEQVCVAAEIGMEHNLGLTCDPVAGQVQVPCIERNAIASVKAINASRMAMRRTSAPRVSLDKVIETMYETGKDMNAKYRETSRGGLAIKVQCD, via the coding sequence GTGATTAGTCTATTCGACATGTTTAAGGTGGGGATTGGTCCCTCATCTTCCCACACTGTAGGCCCGATGAAGGCCGGTAAGCAGTTCGTCGATGATCTGGTCGAAAAAGGATTGCTGGATGACGTCACCCGCGTGGTAGTGGATGTGTACGGCTCGCTCTCCCTTACCGGGAAAGGCCACCATACCGATATCGCGATCATTATGGGACTGGCGGGTAACGAGCCGGCCACAGTCGATATCGATGCAATTCCGGGTTTTATCCGTGATGTGGAAAATCGCGGTCGTCTGTTGCTGGCGCAGGGGCGTCATGAAGTCGATTTCCCGAAAGATGACGGGATGCGTTTTCACAGCGATAACCTGTCGTTGCATGAGAATGGCATGCGTATCACCGCGCTGAATGGCGAAAGCGTCATTTACAGCAAAACCTATTATTCCATCGGCGGGGGCTTTATCGTCGATGAAGAGCATTTTGGTAAAGAGACCACCAGCTCGGTCGATGTCCCTTATCCGTTCAATTCCGCTACCCAGATGCTGGAGTATTGCAAAGAAACCGGCTTGTCGCTTTCTGGCATGGTTATGCAGAACGAACTGGCATTGCACTCGAAAAAAGAGATTGAAGAGTACTTCGGTAATGTCTGGTCCACCATGCGCGCCTGTATCGATCGCGGCATGAATACGGAAGGCGTATTACCGGGGCCGCTGCGCGTTCCGCGCCGTGCTTCCGCACTGCGCCGCATGTTGGTTGCCAGCGATAAGCTCTCCAGCGATCCAATGAACGTTATCGACTGGGTGAACATGTTTGCGCTGGCGGTTAACGAAGAAAACGCCGCCGGTGGCCGCGTGGTAACCGCACCAACTAACGGTGCCTGCGGTATCGTTCCGGCGGTGCTGGCCTATTACGACCACTTTATCGAATCCGTCAGCCCGGATATTTATATCCGCTATTTTCTCGCCGCTGGCGCTATCGGCGCATTGTATAAAATGAACGCTTCCATTTCTGGTGCCGAAGTTGGCTGCCAGGGCGAGGTGGGCGTTGCCTGTTCGATGGCTGCGGCGGGTCTGGCAGAACTGCTGGGCGCCAGCCCGGAACAGGTTTGCGTGGCGGCGGAAATTGGCATGGAACACAACCTTGGCCTGACCTGCGATCCGGTGGCCGGGCAAGTCCAGGTGCCGTGCATTGAGCGTAACGCTATTGCTTCAGTGAAAGCGATTAACGCCTCACGCATGGCAATGCGCCGAACCAGCGCGCCGCGCGTTTCGCTCGATAAAGTGATCGAAACGATGTATGAGACCGGTAAAGATATGAACGCCAAATACCGTGAAACATCGCGTGGCGGGCTAGCCATCAAAGTACAGTGTGATTAA
- the yoaE gene encoding CNNM family cation transport protein YoaE, with the protein MEFLMDPSIWAGLLTLVVLEIVLGIDNLVFIAILADKLPPKQRDKARLIGLSLALVMRLGLLSLISWMVTLTQPLFSVWDFTFSGRDLIMLFGGVFLLFKATTELHERLENREHDSGHGKGYASFWVVVVQIVILDAVFSLDAVITAVGMVNHLPVMMAAVVIAMAMMLLASKPLTRFVNQHPTVVVLCLSFLLMIGLSLVAEGFGFHIPKGYLYAAIGFSIIIEFFNQIARRNFIRHQSHLPLRARTADAILRLMGGRRQSNPQIEADSQASVPVPEGAFAEEERYMINGVLTLASRSLRSIMTPRGDISWVDANLGVEQIRQQLLSSPHSLFPVCRGELDEVIGIVRAKEILVALEEGVDVAAIASATPAIVVPETLDPIKLLAVLRRARGSFVIVTNEFGVVQGLVTPLDVLEAIAGEFPDADETPEIVADGDVWLVKGTTDLHALQHTLGLDNFIDEDEDIATVAGLVIAARGQIPPVGETFEMAPLHITVMEANDYRVDLVRIVKEQPAHDEEE; encoded by the coding sequence ATGGAATTCTTAATGGATCCCTCGATTTGGGCGGGATTATTGACGCTGGTTGTTCTGGAAATTGTTCTCGGTATCGACAACCTGGTGTTTATTGCCATCCTTGCCGACAAACTGCCGCCGAAACAGCGTGATAAAGCGCGTCTCATTGGTCTGTCGCTCGCGTTGGTGATGCGACTGGGGCTGTTATCGCTGATCTCGTGGATGGTCACGCTGACACAACCGCTTTTTTCCGTCTGGGATTTCACCTTCTCCGGGCGCGATCTGATTATGTTATTCGGCGGTGTGTTCCTGCTATTCAAGGCGACGACGGAGCTGCACGAACGGCTGGAAAACCGCGAGCATGACAGCGGGCATGGCAAAGGCTACGCCAGTTTCTGGGTAGTGGTCGTGCAGATCGTTATTCTTGACGCCGTCTTCTCACTCGATGCGGTCATCACCGCAGTAGGCATGGTCAATCACCTGCCGGTAATGATGGCGGCTGTCGTTATTGCGATGGCAATGATGCTGCTTGCGTCAAAACCGCTGACGCGTTTTGTGAACCAACATCCCACGGTGGTCGTGCTCTGTCTGAGCTTCCTGCTGATGATTGGTTTGAGCCTGGTGGCTGAAGGTTTTGGCTTCCATATTCCGAAAGGTTACCTGTACGCGGCGATTGGTTTCTCTATCATCATTGAGTTCTTTAACCAGATTGCGCGCCGCAACTTTATTCGCCATCAGTCGCATCTGCCGCTGCGCGCCCGTACGGCTGATGCCATCCTGCGTTTAATGGGCGGCCGCCGTCAGTCGAACCCGCAAATTGAAGCTGATAGCCAGGCTTCAGTACCGGTGCCGGAAGGGGCGTTTGCGGAAGAAGAGCGTTATATGATTAACGGCGTATTAACGCTGGCCTCACGCTCGCTTCGCAGCATTATGACGCCGCGCGGTGATATCAGTTGGGTGGATGCCAACCTCGGTGTTGAACAGATCCGCCAGCAACTGCTGTCCTCGCCGCACAGCTTGTTCCCGGTTTGCCGTGGTGAGCTGGATGAAGTCATTGGCATTGTGCGCGCAAAAGAGATACTGGTGGCGCTGGAAGAGGGCGTGGATGTTGCGGCGATCGCTTCGGCAACACCGGCGATTGTGGTGCCGGAGACGCTGGATCCGATTAAGCTGCTGGCCGTATTGCGCCGGGCGCGCGGGAGTTTTGTTATCGTCACCAATGAGTTTGGTGTCGTGCAAGGCCTGGTAACGCCGCTGGACGTGCTGGAAGCTATCGCCGGTGAATTCCCGGACGCGGATGAAACGCCAGAAATCGTTGCCGATGGTGACGTCTGGCTGGTGAAAGGCACCACAGACTTGCATGCGCTCCAACACACGCTGGGCCTGGACAACTTCATCGATGAAGACGAAGACATTGCCACCGTGGCGGGTCTGGTGATTGCCGCGCGAGGGCAAATCCCGCCAGTGGGCGAAACCTTCGAAATGGCACCGTTGCATATCACCGTGATGGAAGCCAACGATTACCGTGTTGATCTGGTCCGTATTGTTAAAGAGCAACCTGCTCACGACGAAGAAGAGTAA
- a CDS encoding Rid family hydrolase has translation MTIVRIDAADRWSDVVIHNQTLYYTGVPENLDADAFEQTANTLAQIDAVLLKQGSDKTRILDATIFLADGDDFAAMNRAWDAWVVAGHAPVRCTVQAKLMNPRYKVEIKIIAAV, from the coding sequence ATGACAATTGTGCGTATTGATGCGGCAGACCGCTGGTCTGATGTGGTTATCCACAATCAGACGCTTTACTACACTGGCGTGCCGGAAAACCTCGATGCCGATGCGTTTGAACAGACGGCCAACACGCTGGCGCAAATTGATGCGGTTCTGCTCAAGCAAGGCAGCGATAAAACGCGCATTCTTGATGCCACCATTTTTCTGGCCGATGGCGACGACTTCGCCGCCATGAATAGAGCGTGGGATGCCTGGGTTGTTGCGGGCCATGCACCGGTGCGCTGCACCGTGCAGGCAAAACTGATGAACCCGCGTTATAAAGTGGAAATCAAAATCATCGCCGCGGTGTAA
- a CDS encoding YoaH family protein yields MFAGLPSLSHEQQQKAVERIQELMSGGMSSGQAIAQVAEELRASHTGERIVARFEDDDDE; encoded by the coding sequence ATGTTTGCAGGTTTACCTTCCCTCAGCCACGAGCAGCAGCAAAAAGCGGTAGAGCGTATCCAGGAATTAATGTCCGGTGGCATGAGCAGCGGGCAGGCGATTGCGCAGGTTGCTGAAGAGTTACGCGCCAGCCATACCGGCGAACGGATCGTGGCGCGCTTTGAAGATGACGATGACGAGTAA
- a CDS encoding ATP-dependent DNA helicase encodes MTDDFATDGQLAKAIAGFKPREPQRQMAQAVTQAIENTQPLVVEAGTGTGKTYAYLAPALRAGKKVIISTGSKALQDQLYSRDLPTVAKALEFTGRTALLKGRSNYLCIERLEQQALAGGDLPVQTLSDVILLRSWSNQTTDGDISTCVSVAEDSQAWPLVTSTNDNCLGSDCPMYKDCFVVKARKKAMDADVVVVNHHLFLADMVVKESGFGELIPEAEVMIFDEAHQLPDIASQYFGQSLSSRQLLDLAKDFTIAYRTELKDTSQLQKCADRLAQSTQDFRLQLGEPGYRGNLRELLADAHIQRALLLLDDALELCYDVAKLSLGRSALLDAAFERATTYRARLKRLKEINQPGYSYWYECTSRNFTLALTPLTVADKFTEVMAQKKGSWIFTSATLSVNDDLHHFTARLGIEGAQSLLLPSPFDYERQALLCVPRNLPQTNQPGAARQLAAMLRPMIEANNGRCFMLCTSHAMMRDLAEQFRATMSLPVLLQGETSKGQLLQQFVNAGNALLVATSSFWEGVDVRGDTLSLVIIDKLPFTSPEDPLLKARMEDCRLRGGDPFDEVQLPDAVITLKQGVGRLIRDIDDRGVLVICDNRLVMRPYGAVFLASLPPAPRTRDIRRAVEFLASPPAQ; translated from the coding sequence GTGACGGACGATTTTGCAACAGACGGCCAGTTAGCCAAAGCCATTGCGGGATTCAAACCGCGTGAACCGCAGCGCCAGATGGCGCAAGCCGTCACACAGGCGATTGAGAATACGCAGCCGCTGGTGGTGGAAGCGGGCACCGGTACCGGTAAAACCTACGCCTACCTCGCGCCTGCGCTGCGCGCCGGGAAAAAAGTGATCATCTCCACCGGTTCGAAAGCCTTGCAGGATCAGCTTTACAGCCGCGATTTACCCACCGTCGCCAAGGCGCTTGAGTTCACCGGGCGTACCGCGCTGCTGAAAGGGCGCTCCAACTACCTCTGTATTGAACGTCTGGAGCAGCAAGCGCTGGCCGGTGGCGATCTGCCGGTACAAACGTTAAGCGATGTGATTTTGCTGCGCTCCTGGTCGAATCAAACCACCGATGGTGACATCAGTACCTGCGTCAGTGTGGCGGAGGATTCGCAGGCGTGGCCGCTGGTGACCAGTACCAACGATAACTGTCTGGGTAGCGACTGCCCGATGTATAAAGACTGTTTCGTGGTCAAAGCACGTAAAAAAGCGATGGATGCCGACGTGGTGGTGGTCAACCATCACCTGTTTCTTGCCGATATGGTGGTGAAAGAGAGCGGCTTCGGGGAGCTGATCCCGGAAGCCGAAGTGATGATCTTTGACGAAGCGCACCAGCTTCCTGATATCGCCAGCCAGTATTTTGGTCAGTCACTCTCCAGCCGCCAGCTTCTTGATCTCGCTAAAGATTTCACCATTGCCTACCGCACCGAACTGAAAGATACCTCGCAGTTACAGAAGTGCGCCGATCGTCTGGCGCAGAGCACGCAGGATTTTCGCTTGCAGTTAGGTGAGCCGGGTTATCGCGGTAACCTGCGCGAGCTACTGGCAGATGCGCATATTCAACGTGCGCTGTTGCTGCTCGATGATGCGCTGGAACTCTGTTACGACGTGGCGAAGCTGTCGCTGGGCCGCTCCGCACTGCTGGATGCCGCGTTCGAACGCGCGACGACATATCGTGCCAGGCTGAAACGGCTCAAAGAGATCAACCAGCCAGGTTACAGCTACTGGTATGAATGTACTTCACGTAACTTCACGCTGGCGTTAACGCCGCTGACCGTAGCGGATAAGTTTACCGAGGTAATGGCGCAGAAAAAGGGCAGCTGGATTTTCACCTCTGCAACGCTTTCCGTGAATGACGATCTGCACCACTTTACCGCGCGGCTTGGCATTGAAGGGGCGCAATCGCTGTTGCTGCCAAGCCCCTTTGATTATGAGCGCCAGGCATTGCTGTGCGTACCGCGCAATCTTCCGCAGACCAATCAACCAGGCGCTGCGCGCCAGCTGGCGGCGATGCTCAGACCGATGATCGAAGCCAACAATGGCCGCTGCTTTATGCTGTGCACCTCGCACGCCATGATGCGTGACCTCGCCGAGCAATTTCGCGCCACCATGAGCCTGCCGGTCTTGCTGCAGGGAGAAACCAGCAAAGGGCAACTGTTGCAGCAATTTGTGAATGCCGGTAACGCGTTACTGGTGGCAACCAGCAGTTTCTGGGAAGGGGTGGACGTGCGTGGTGACACGTTATCGCTGGTCATTATTGATAAGCTGCCGTTTACGTCTCCGGAAGATCCGTTGTTAAAAGCGCGGATGGAAGATTGCCGTCTTCGTGGAGGCGATCCGTTTGATGAAGTTCAGCTGCCGGACGCGGTTATTACCCTGAAACAAGGCGTCGGGCGCCTGATACGTGATATTGACGATCGCGGCGTGCTGGTCATTTGCGATAACCGTCTGGTGATGCGCCCCTATGGCGCGGTGTTTCTCGCCAGTCTGCCGCCTGCGCCGCGAACCCGTGATATTCGCCGCGCGGTTGAATTCCTCGCCTCTCCCCCGGCGCAGTAA